The Candidatus Deferrimicrobium sp. genome includes the window GTGGTGACAGTGGACCAGGAAGGGTACGTGCAGATCCAGGACCGGACTCGCGATCTCATCAAGAGCGGCGGGGAGTGGATCTCCTCCATCGACCTCGAGAATACGATCATGTCGCACCCCGCGGTGTCGGAGGCGGCGGTGATCGGCGTCCCGTCGGAAAAGTGGTCCGAGCGTCCCATGGCGTGTGTCGTGCTGAAACCCGACTTCGTCGGGAAGGTCGAGGGGAAGGAGATCCTCGATTTCCTCGCGACGCGCGTCGCGAAGTGGTGGATCCCCGACGAGGTGATCTTCGTCGACGCGATCCCCAAGACGTCGGTGGGAAAATTCGCCAAGCGGTTCCTGCGGGACCGGTTCAAGGAAAAGCGCTTTGCCTGAACCTGTACGGATCCTCGTCTGCGCCTGCCTGCTGGGGGAGAAGGTCCGCTATGACGGCGGGCACAAGAGGGACCTCTTCCTGATCGAGACGATGGGACCCTTCGTCGATTGGGTCCGGGTCTGCCCGGAGGTTGACTGCGGGCTTCCCGTCCCGCGGGAAGCGATGCGGCTCGTGGTGGATCCGAAGCGCCCTCGTCTGGTCACGAACATCACCGGGATCGACCACACGGACCGGATGGAGCGATGGGCGAAGGCCCGCCTCGACGAACTGTCCGCCCTCGACCTGCGCGGGTATATCTGCAAGAAGGACTCCCCGAGTTGCGGGAGGGAGCCGGCGGGGGTCTTCACGCGCATGTTCATCGATCGGTTCCCCCACCTTCCGTTGGAGGAGGAGGGATGCCTTGCTGATCCGTTGCTGCGCAAGAGATTCCTCCGACGGGTCAAGGCCTGACGTATCCCACCGGCACCGGCATGACGCGGGGGGGAAGCGCCCCTTCGAGGATCGCGATCACCTCGCGTTCCGTATCCCTCTCCTCCTGCGGGCCGACCCCTGCGAAGAGGGAGACTCGGACCGTTTTCGCATTGGGGAGGAAATGCTGCTCGGCGAGGAACGTCCGGACGGTCTGCCGCAGGGCGGCCAGCATCATCTGCCCCTCGCCGGTCGTTTCCGTGGGTCCGACGACCACGAGGTGACCGCCGTCCCGCACCGCGCGCGCTGACTCGGCGAACAGGGTGACCGCTTTCCGGACCAGGGACGGGAAACGCAGGCGCTCTTCCGCGGAGAAATCGAGAACCCCTTTTCCCCCGGTCGAGGCGCCGACGATCAGGACCGCGAATGCCGGGGGGGACCCGCCGACGAGCGTGTTGTCCAGCCACGGCTCGACGACGCGTGGATCGGACATGTCGAGGGAGCGCTGCTGGACCTCCTGTCCCCGCCCCCGTGCTCCCTTCCCGGTCGGTTGCCCGGCGGGTCGGGTGATCCGCGCCTGGCCGTCGGGCAGCTCCGCGTCCGACAGCGACGTCAAGGAGGCTCCCTTTCGGGAGAGCGCCTCGTGGAGGCGCCGGTGAAGCGCTCCGGCGTCTCCGGTCGACACCAAGGTCCCCGGTTCCCCGGCGGAGAGCGCCCTCCTGGGCCCTGACGACGGCGGGAAGGAGGAGAAGGGGGGCAGGGTGGTGATCGCGAGAAACGGGTTTTCAAGGAAACGCCCGTCCTTTGCGGCGAACAGCACCGCCTCCGCTACCTCCGCGTTTCCGGGCGGAGCCGCTGGGACCGTGGAGCGAAACCACTCCCCGATCCGCCCATACCAAACCTCGATCCGCTCGCGGGTACCTTTCGGCATCTTCCGCGCCCGCAGGGCGGAGAGGAACTTCCCGGAAGCGGCCGCCCGCTCTTCCGCGGGCAGGGCGCCGTCGAAGGACCGGAGGAACAGGTCCGCAAGAACCTTGCGACCGGCGGCGTCAAGCACCGGAAAACCGTCGAACCCGGCGGAGAATTTCGTGGCGTAGTTCCGCATCACCCACTCCATTCGCGGGCCGTCGATGAGCGTCGGCGCGACGTCCGCGATGGAGATCCCGTCCGCTGCCAGGTCCGCGCGCGCCGCCTTCGCCAGCGCCTTCAACAAGATCTTCGAGACCGTGTAGATCGTCCGGAAGAGGTACGGGTGATCGGCGTAGTGCGTGGAGACGTTGACGATCGAGCCACCGCCAGGCTGGGTCCGCATAATCTCCCGCGCGGCGACGATCGCCTCCCAAGGTCCCAGGAAGTTCGCCTCGAGGACCGCGGAGAAATTCTCCCCGTGATCCCGCATCACTTCCCCGACCCGCGAGAAGTTCCCCCCGGCGCCGGCGTTGTTCACCAGCAGGTCGATTCGGCCAAACCGGTTCCTCGTCTCCGAGAGAAGCGCGCGGACGCTCCCGGGCCGTGCGACGTCCGTGTGAACCCACAGCGCGCGCCCTCCGGAGCGGCGCATCCGGGTCAGGACACCGTCGGCCGCGGCGAGCTCTCCACGAGCCTTTTCCGCCTCTCCGGGGTCCCGCCTATCCGTCCTGGGATATCGGCTCCCGATGACGACCGTCGCCCTCTCCGCCGCCAGCCGAAGGGAGATCTCCTTTCCGAGATTGCGGATCCCCCCGGTTACGACGGCTACCTTTCCCGACGCCGTGCCCGGGATTTCCACGGGGTCCGTGGGAAGGGAAGCGATCGCGTTCTGCTCGTCGGGCAGGAGAACCGCCCCCGAGACGCGCTTTCCCTCTTCGAGGAACCAGAGCACGGAGGAGGCCGTCGCTTCGGGGCGGGCCTGCCGGTTCCGGCCGTCGGTGCGTCCCGGGAGAACGAGCCCGATGTTCACGTTCGCCACGGGGCCGGGGGCGGTCCCTTCGGTCATCGCCTTTCGCATCAGCGCGCGTTCCATCGCCTCCGTCGCCACCGCCGGGCGCAGCATCGCCTGGAAGACCTGCACGAGGTTCCGCTCCCGGATCGTGGGGGCGCCCGAGAGATCCGGCCCCACCAGGACGATCGTGCCGTCTGTCCCGTCCCTGTCCATGCGCCGCTCGGCTTGCCAGCAGAGGAACCTGGGGGTCAAACCGAAACGGTCCACGCGCGCCGTCCATTCGTCGTGCGGCAGATTCGTCAGCGGCCGTTTCCAGTCCACGCTCCCGGTGAAGTACAGGAGAAGGTCGACCCGCGGCAGGCCATCGAACAGTTCCTGCACCTGGGCGGGGTGGGAGAGGTTGACGGGGGAGACCGTGGCGGTCCCTTCCCCTCCGCGCGCGTTGATCTTCAGGGCGATCGGCTCGAGGATCTCGGGTCTGCCTCCGGAGAGGATCACCGCCGCTCCTGCCCGCGCGAGACCGGCCGCGGACGCCTCGATCAGGGGGACGTCGCCCGAAAGGGCATCTCCTACCACCACCAGCGCGACCTTGCCGACCAGGTCGGGGTACCGCGAGAGCGCGGCGGGGGAGGGGAAGACGCCGGGTGGCTGCTCGTAGGTGACGCCTCCCATCGGGAGACGGCCCCCCCCGATCGTCCTTCGGAACGGTCCTTCGACGACCTCGAGCGCGAGCGCGGCGAAGTCCCGCGGATCGACGAAGGCGTGCCCCACCGTCCGTTCGAGGGTGTCCCGCTCCAACGCTTCCGGGGGAACGTTGCGTCCGATGCGGGCGCGCGCCTTCGACCCCTTGTCGAAGACGCCGCTTCCCCGCTGGATCCGCTCCGTGGAGACCGCCGACGGGTTGAGGGAGAGCACGGAGATCTTTTTCCCCGCGAGCGCCCACGCAAGATAATCCCCGAGGGCGAGTTTGGCGGACTGGGCGGAGGTGTACGGGAGACGACCGGGGTAGGCATGCAGGACGTGGCGGTGGATGCTCTCGCTGTAGAACGTTCCCACCATGACGATCGTCCCGCCGTCCGGCTGCCCCTCCATGATTCTTGCCGCCTCGAGAGACGCCATCCACGAACCGGTAAGATGGATGTTGACCGCCTCCCGGTACTCGTCGAAATGGCCCTCCTCGTATACCGCGCCGAACACCACCGGGCCCGAGACGCCGGCGTTGTTGTACAGAACGTCGATGCGGCCGATCTCCTTCTCTATCTGCTCGAACATCTCCCCGACGTATTTCGGGTCGGACACGTCCCCCTGGACGATGAGGGTCTGGTTCGTGAGTCCGAGATGGAGAATGAGATCGTCCATGTCGGCCTTCGTTTCGAGGAGCGGTGCGTGCCGACGACCGGTGATCACCACATTCCCGCCGCGTCGGGCCGCCTCGAGGGCGAGGCTGCGCCCCATCCCGGTGCCCCCTCCGGTGATCACGACCACCTTTCCTGCGAGAGCGGTGTCCGGGTACCGGACGTGGCGGTACGAGTGGGTTCGGGCCGTCGCGTTCCGGATCATTCGGCTGGCGCGGGCAGGGTTCCCCTCCGTCTCCAGGGAGGCGAAAAGGAGAAACAGCGGATCGGCGGGGGGATACCGCGCATACGTTTCCGCCATCTGCTTCCGCGTCCCCTCCGGGAGCGACTGGAAGAAACGGTACGCTTCGAGGGTCCCCTTGACGGCTGCGGAGAATTGCCGCTCGATCGAGAGCTTCTCGTCGGGAAAGGAGGCGTCCCTCAGGAGGCGGCATGCGAGGAGTGCGGGAATCCCCTCGTCAAGGATTCCCTCGTCCCTTCCGGAGAGAAGCCGGAGAACGAATCCCTTCTCGAATACCCAGTGAATGCCGTCGTTCCCGTCGATGAATTTTCCGGAGGGCCGCTCAAGCTCTTGGACGACGTGAACGCTGCGGGGGACGGGCCCTGCCGCGACCGATTCCCCGATCCCCGGACCGATCCCGGAGGTTCGGGCGAGCGACAGTGCGCGGGAGAGGAGTCTCGAGAGATCATGGGCCCGCGGGCCTGCCCAACGCTCGACCGTCGCTTCGCCGGCGGCGACGGTCACCCCCTCGAAGGCGGGGTCGGCGCCAAGAGCGTACGAACGGATGGCCACGGCGATCCGGTCCGCCGCTTCTTCCCTGGAAGCCGACGGTGTTTCGGGAGAGAGGACAAGGTTGCGGAGGAGATGGAGCGCCCGCTCGGGGTCTCCCTCGTCAAGGGCCGCGCGA containing:
- a CDS encoding DUF523 domain-containing protein, encoding MPEPVRILVCACLLGEKVRYDGGHKRDLFLIETMGPFVDWVRVCPEVDCGLPVPREAMRLVVDPKRPRLVTNITGIDHTDRMERWAKARLDELSALDLRGYICKKDSPSCGREPAGVFTRMFIDRFPHLPLEEEGCLADPLLRKRFLRRVKA
- a CDS encoding SDR family NAD(P)-dependent oxidoreductase — translated: MSDPFATKEGCWPLGFAPSLGNPLPQRMLALTIHRDQYGPPSRSVRLESVPTPRLKPNEANRVLVAILATGPNFNTNFAALGLPVPVFGKGDTASVHVPGSDALGIVVDAGPGVSTVKVGQAVILDSWTGRNIRGYETHDGFNAQFAVVDEERAVPVTGALRTHTPERLAAMLLTYGTAYRAVMERLSVRPGDTVLVMGGGKGTSFPGAQIAKSLGARVLLVGSNPELARDLIARGMADAFVNRRLIPKEAFGVIPAGMPYAEWERRTEPFRRAVLDANGGKPVNRIFEHTGGENFPLLISALSPGGTLAFFGATGKGLKGEYKETFYHDGHRFVMDARWVWMRQKQILFRRAKPAAIFNELGLPPGRRVLVWGADRSAREFVGAARARSAEVVVIASATREKRGIAELSRMGVSPTHILDRDKFSLPEEMPDPLTPEGRLNPEYASGFTRPAQALGKALWKVFGPRVSPDVVVDRVDQDTLHFSVFVARDFDEKDIFPCGAVVLQGKTDLSIRGSHMYGASQSTEVVRLLSSGRIAMDQEDLEITDLPGLPSLQQKMLDGTMRKPKGVALVQADRVGRTVAEYEDAFRGEVVQTADPAARKFVDVRMAGDVAVVTITRPDALNALSEELLSQFADVVREAGALGTIGGRSVKAIVLTGAGRSFVAGADVKEFHGKTADVVDALAWKNICVYTELEHLALPVVALVDGFALGGGNELAMSAHYRMVTENALLGQPEVKLGIIPGYGGMQRLPRLIGPSKAAEVCVNGEPVDGNTAVSLGWADEFVPSSAALSHAIAAARDFAAGGRPLPRRDWDALAAGRAEELALHFARPDVQAILETPTPGKETAGNLRAARLAAARDALLAMKHGFERGFEEGLRNDARMFGAVAASPGGQEWVGRFLAKDAAQSSFLTLLPPAEPVEEKRPPITKKAPGDRPISFVEIGEIASVLKYKMKSGDVTPLPKKILNEVISLLKDRPTPPILAEVDPKSSGNVGARIASLLSRGKITVRVVDLGADEGFRRENARPTCEVLLVEKDGEILWEGKKRYRIDPGSLPRVFLPKAFLERNASRPHVVYQAIIHPILEWVFGYPHMIAVLCESAYNPTPREGAGSLSDLNRYIAEGAGLDRDFPYFDRILVDAYEPEDFRKEELSNFFGGDEGKVGTVLARAREMGVRYRELVAEIREGVLGKIAAGQVAAGRAALDEGDPERALHLLRNLVLSPETPSASREEAADRIAVAIRSYALGADPAFEGVTVAAGEATVERWAGPRAHDLSRLLSRALSLARTSGIGPGIGESVAAGPVPRSVHVVQELERPSGKFIDGNDGIHWVFEKGFVLRLLSGRDEGILDEGIPALLACRLLRDASFPDEKLSIERQFSAAVKGTLEAYRFFQSLPEGTRKQMAETYARYPPADPLFLLFASLETEGNPARASRMIRNATARTHSYRHVRYPDTALAGKVVVITGGGTGMGRSLALEAARRGGNVVITGRRHAPLLETKADMDDLILHLGLTNQTLIVQGDVSDPKYVGEMFEQIEKEIGRIDVLYNNAGVSGPVVFGAVYEEGHFDEYREAVNIHLTGSWMASLEAARIMEGQPDGGTIVMVGTFYSESIHRHVLHAYPGRLPYTSAQSAKLALGDYLAWALAGKKISVLSLNPSAVSTERIQRGSGVFDKGSKARARIGRNVPPEALERDTLERTVGHAFVDPRDFAALALEVVEGPFRRTIGGGRLPMGGVTYEQPPGVFPSPAALSRYPDLVGKVALVVVGDALSGDVPLIEASAAGLARAGAAVILSGGRPEILEPIALKINARGGEGTATVSPVNLSHPAQVQELFDGLPRVDLLLYFTGSVDWKRPLTNLPHDEWTARVDRFGLTPRFLCWQAERRMDRDGTDGTIVLVGPDLSGAPTIRERNLVQVFQAMLRPAVATEAMERALMRKAMTEGTAPGPVANVNIGLVLPGRTDGRNRQARPEATASSVLWFLEEGKRVSGAVLLPDEQNAIASLPTDPVEIPGTASGKVAVVTGGIRNLGKEISLRLAAERATVVIGSRYPRTDRRDPGEAEKARGELAAADGVLTRMRRSGGRALWVHTDVARPGSVRALLSETRNRFGRIDLLVNNAGAGGNFSRVGEVMRDHGENFSAVLEANFLGPWEAIVAAREIMRTQPGGGSIVNVSTHYADHPYLFRTIYTVSKILLKALAKAARADLAADGISIADVAPTLIDGPRMEWVMRNYATKFSAGFDGFPVLDAAGRKVLADLFLRSFDGALPAEERAAASGKFLSALRARKMPKGTRERIEVWYGRIGEWFRSTVPAAPPGNAEVAEAVLFAAKDGRFLENPFLAITTLPPFSSFPPSSGPRRALSAGEPGTLVSTGDAGALHRRLHEALSRKGASLTSLSDAELPDGQARITRPAGQPTGKGARGRGQEVQQRSLDMSDPRVVEPWLDNTLVGGSPPAFAVLIVGASTGGKGVLDFSAEERLRFPSLVRKAVTLFAESARAVRDGGHLVVVGPTETTGEGQMMLAALRQTVRTFLAEQHFLPNAKTVRVSLFAGVGPQEERDTEREVIAILEGALPPRVMPVPVGYVRP